The DNA segment CTTCTTCTTCACCCGCAGAGCCTCATTGCGGCTGCGCGTCTCCGCATCCAGGGAGGTCTGCAGCGAGTCCACCACCCGCAGGTGGTTGCGCTTGGCCTGCTCCATCTCCTCATCCTTCTCCGCCAGCTTCCGCTCGATCTCTGCCTTGATCTGGTTGAACTCCAGCTGGGCCCGGAGGATCTTGCCCTCCTCATGCTCCAGAGAGGCCTGggagaaggtggggagagagggtcAGGGGCAGAGAGTAAGAGCACAGggcaaggtggggaggggtgccAAGAAGATGTAGAGTATCAGCGAGGGCTATGCCTTGGAGAGGAAGGTCTGGGATGCCCTGGCAGAAGAAGTACAGGATGCCCTGAGATTCCTCTATCAAGGAAATCGCTTCAGCCTCAAGTGTCAAGACCTGTTAGCACTAAAACTGCATAATCCTGACCTTCTAAATATCGTAGAAAAGGGAGAGATTTTTATGAGCACACATTCCAAACTTCCTCTTTGTTTCCTAGGTCACTTACCCTTCAGTGAAAAAAGAAGACCCCAAACTCATGGCTATCTGTAGGTTCTATAAAGATGAGCAGTGACAATAGCAAATACGATGAAGTGCTTACGTttgttacctcatttaatcttagtAACAATCATGCACAAAATCTTATTAGGTATGTTCAATTAATTCCATTAGGCATAAGGAAACTAAGGTACAGAGATATTAAGAAACTtgtccagtaaaaaaaaaaaagaaaagaaaagaaaagaaacttgcccAGTGACACAGTGGAGGTCTTGAAGCCAAGTTTCAGACTCAGATCTGTTTGACCCTGAAGCCTACACTCCCATGATCAGAGGGGTTATTATGATGACCATATTTCAACTTTATAAACATGGTAGGAAACATAACCTTTTCTCCTATGATTGGACTGTGATATTTTCCTTGGTGCAAACCTTGGCTTTGCAGGCAGTCATGGGTATCAGATTAGTGGATAGACTGAAAAAAAGGAGCTAATACATTTTCTCTTAGCCGGGGGTCATGTCGCTCCTGGGGTGAAGGAGAGTGGAGAGTCAGAGACAAGAGGGCATGGGTAGGAGAGGGTACTAGGTAGGGGTGTGGGCAGAGCCAGGCTCACCTCTGCCTCCTCCAGGGCCGACTGCAGCTCCAGCTTCTCGGCCTCCAGCTGCTTGCGGACCTTCTCCAGCTCATGTgcattcttccctccttctcccagcTGCTCAGTCAGGTCGGAGAtctcctctgggggaggggccgggccaTTCAGTTGGGGGCTGCCATGGTCCAATGGGGAGGCACCCCTCTTGGAGCCCCTAGGTGGTGCCACATGAGAACACTACCCCCAGCCACCTCATCCACCCCCCCAGCCTTCCAGGCCCCAGCGCACCCTGAAGGTTCTTGTTCTCCCGCTTGAAGGTCTCCAGATGCTCCAGGGACTCCTCATAGGCGTTCTTGAGCTTGAAGAGCTCTGTGCTGAGGGAGCGCGCCTCCTTCTGTGACGACTCCAGCTCTGACTGCGACTCCTCATATTTCTGCTTCCACTCGGCCAGGATCTGTGGGGACCCGGCTCACTGCACAgccccctctcccagccccagcACTTCACCCTCTCCAGGGCTGCCCTAGCCCCTCAGCAGGGCTCAGCCTCCTCCCCTCTTGCCCCCAAGGAGGAGGCCCCTGGCTTtatggtgactctggccttccagctctgcccctggctgagacccccagcccaggcccaccTTGTCAAAGTTCCTCTGTTTCTTGTCCAGGGCTGCGGCGGCTGCATTGGAACGCTCCACATCCACCATGAGGTCCTCGATCTCATTCTGCAGCCGGTGTTTGGTCTTCTCCAGTGAAGAGCACTTGGCATTGACGGCCTCCACGGCCTCCTCTGCGTCCTGCAGCCTCTGGGCCAGCTTCTTCCTGCCCAAGGTGGTTAGTGTGTGGGTGTGTCTCTATCCGGAAACAACAGGCCCTGGAACCACCTCCTCCCCAGATCAGGGTGACCcaaccctccccctgccccccaataGCTCCTTGGGAACCAGAGCAGCCCTTAAGGCCCTGGGTACCCAGCCTCAAGCAATCCAAGCCTGCAGGTGCCTAGAACAGGATGTCCTCCCTATGTGTAGCAGCATCTGGGTGGCAGCCCCCACCGCTCCCCACATCAGGCTGATCGATGGAAGCTCCTCTGACCAACAAGCTTTTTGCTCGTCTTATACGTGAGCATCAGGTATAACCCGAGCCAAAAGCTCATGCGTCACAGGAAGTGAGTCGGGGCCAGCCAGGTTCACTCAGAGGCCAGGGTCCAGGCTCCTTTTCAAGCACCTCTATTACCCCCTGACCTCTCCCATCCTTTGCAGATGTCCTTCCCATGCCCACTctgcctgtccccaccccagaTCCTCTTACTCCTTCTTCCCTTAGAATCAGGGTGGCAGGCTGCCTGGGACTCACTTGGCCTCCTCGAGTTCCTCAGTCCTCTGGATGGCATCCGTCTCGTACTTGGTCCTCCACTGGGCCACCTCCGAGTTGGCCTTGGACAGGACGCGCTGCAGGTCAGCCttggcctcagtctcctcctcgTACTGCTCCCGCAGCAGGTCACAGTCGTGGCGTGCCGACTGTAGTGCATGGGCCAGGGCGTTCTTTGCCTGTGGAGGGGGTGGCCGCCGGGAGGAGGGCTTATCTCccaggaaggtgggagggaatgtccccaccccccgccatgaTTCTCTAGATCCTTTTCATATCCATGAACTTCAAACAAGCCTGGCCTCATTCAGGATGAAGGCTGGTGTGGATTTTAGCATCTTGGAGTAGCTTTCCAGCTTAACCACTGCACCccttagaaataaggaaagaggCATTCCATGATGTTCAGGTGTGGCTTAGCTGGAGTGTAGAGGAACTGAGATTGGGGGCCTTTCCACCATTGACAGAGGCTTCTCTCCAGCCTCTACACTCCATGCTTGGTGTTGATATAATTTGATTACCCTGGGCTGCCATTGAGCCTGTCCCACTGTACCCTAGCTGGGCCTCACCTTAacctcctcctccagctgcctCTTGAGGTCCTCCAGCTGCTGGGTGTAGGTGAGCTTGCCTCGGGTCAGCTGGGAGATCAGTGCCTCCTTCTCATCCAGCTGCCGGGACAGCTCACCTGGAGGGGGGAACAAGAGAGAGTTCGTGGGCTATGGAAGGGTGCAACTGGTGATGCAGGGCTGGTTAGGGGCACCCACCATTCTCGGTCTGCAGCTTGGCTCGCTGGGTGGCAAGGTCATTGAGGGACCGTTGGGTCTCTTCCAGCTTTGCGCGGTACTCATTAGCTTGGTCCTCCAGTGTCCGGGACATCTTCTCTAGGTTTGCCTTCAGGCAGTAAGGGACAACTTGTCATTGAGAGGGGCTGGGTGGaccaaagaaaggaagggagggccAAGGTGGGGAGAGCACAGGGTGCAGAGGGGTGAAACAGAGAGGTGCTAGATGGCATGGTCTGAAGGAGGTACATGAATTAAAGGAGGGACAGTGAGGAGctgtgggtggagggagggagggcaaggAAGGAAGCGAGACAGAGACCAAGGGGTGATGAAGGAGCAACAATGAGAAGACAGGGCAGAGAGTGTGGAAGGAAGGCCACTGTGAGGGAGAAGGCAGTGTGGACCCCGAACAGGCAGCCCACCTTGGCCTTGATGATCTGCTCCATGTTGGAGGTGACATCGTCCAGCTCCAGCTTGAACTCgctcttctccttctccagctTCTGCTTCACGCGCTGCAGGTTGTCGATCTGCTCGCCCAGCTCGGCCACGCTGTCAGCGTGCTTCTTGCGCAGGGCCGCCGCCGTGGCCTCGTGCTGCAGCGTGGCCTCCTCCAGGTCCCGCCTCATCTTCTGGAACTCGGCCTCCCGCTTCTTGTTCATCTCGATCTGCACGGACGTGGCGCCGCCGGCCTCTTCCAGCCGCTCGCTGATCTCCTCCAGCTCCCGGGACAGGTCTGAGCGCAGCTTCTCCACCTTGGCCCTGGCGGTGCGCTcagcctccagctcctcctccagctcctcgaTCCGAGCCTGGGCCGGGATGCAGAGAGCTCAGACCCACCACCTGGAGCCTTCCATCggagcccccaccccagagctCTACAACATTCAAGTCCCTCTAGAGCAATGGTGCTTAACTAGGGAAAGTTTTGTGCCACAGGGAATAGTTGGCAATGTCTGTAGACATAGTCACTTGCCATGACTTGCCATCTAAGTGGGTAGAGGCCAATGGTGCTGCTAGACATTCTGTAATGCATAGGCCATTAATAGCAATTTGGTCGAAGCTGAACCCTCAAGGCATTTAGACTTAGTCTGAAAATCTGTGTTCAGATGGGGATTCAGAGATCTTGTGAGATCTGAATCTCAATGATTCCACAGACTCACTAGGCTCTGCTCAGCTAAACCTAAGGCAGGACAGCCGGTGCTTGTATCTTACAAATATTTGCAACAATATGCCTTGAAACAATCAAAACTTTTGTAACCCTCCAAGTTAACCAGGAAGTCATGTCAACCATAGTCTTCACCCTCCAgggcttgctttatttatttatgcctaGGGTGGGTTCCACCTTGACTATTCCCTTCCAGGCCAGGAAAGTATAAGCAGGTTGCCCTTATCATTACCATGCCCCTACCTCATTTTTCTGGCCTTAGCCTTGGGCTTGACTAAGTTGGGAAACTGTCCCATCTGTCATTTTGATCTGTTCCCTGACCAGTCAGGAGCAAAGGTGAATATCAATCAGTGGGGTCCCTGCATTTGTGGCTGTGTTATCAGAATGTTATCAGAATGTGCATGGGTGGGTcctgggagcaggagagagaggaccACCATGCCTCTGCTCCCAAGATGAAGAAGGTGGTACTGGGTGTGAGAGCTTgggcaggaagaaggaggagCCACAGCCCATTGCCAAGACCTGATGAGGATAACAGCACTGTTATTCTTGGTCTAACAGCTGAAGAGTTTGCCTAGACCCAAACAGAAGAACCTGGAGAATATCCTGATATTCTGGCTAAAACCCAAGAAAATGGGAGGGCAAATTGTCACTGAAGGTCAGGCCAGTTCCTGAGCAGTTCTTCAAACAAGGAGAACTGTGTTCATGCATCACTTGTAGCCTGAACCATGGGCCCTAAATGCTGAGGGGAGATCAGCTCTCTCCAGTAGCCAGAGTCTACCAGAAAATCAGAGGATAAGGCCCTGCCCCTAATGGCTGAGTACCTGTTGTCCTTGGGGCCACTATGTCCAGACCTGATCATACAGCTTCCACAGCTATAAGATGGGGATGATAGGACCTGCCTTCCTTGCTTGCAGAGCTCTTCTGACAAATACAGGACTAAAGTTCATTAAAATTCAGGGTGCACTAAAAGTAAGGGAGATTGTGGCTGTTTATTTGCTCTCTTCTGCAGAGGGACAAGAAGGCcatggagaaaacaaaagaacaccTTCTTGCTGGTGGCTGGCTAACTGCTCGCTGACAAAATGGTTTTAAAACATTATCTCCTCTAGTCCTCTGTAAGGCAGGTGTTATTATCTCATTTCATGGATGAGAAGAGAATCTGAGGCTCGGCAAGgggaagtgacttgctcagggaGTTTACTGCGAATCATGAGATCAGTACTTGTGAAGAGTATAAGCAAAGCATCCCGAAGGAAGGGGGTCCATGAAGGCGCTTCTCATGCCCATGCAGAGGGGAGAAGTACTAGGGGAAGGGTGAGAGGAGAATTGAACGCTGTTATTTGTGCTGTAGCAAACGCCCATGAGGTAGGGTATAGCTTAGCAACAGAACCTTTTGGTAGGCTTGTTTGCCTCCCCAAATAGCTCTGCTGAAATAAGACATCATTGCTCAAATGGGGGAAGGCTGGTGGGGTCTCCAAGGCTGCCTGGAGTTCTATATACTGTCTAGAGCCCTAGGTAGCTCCGGTAACCTCAGCTGCCTCACCACTGAGCTCCCCATTGGCTGCACCAGGAAAAATTTCACCTGATTCTCCTTCAGTTTCTTCTGCAGCTGAAGGGCCAGTGCCTGCTCATCCTCAATCTTACTGTTCTGCTGATTAATGTCAAACTCTTTCCTGGAGAAGAAGTAGAGGGTAACAGATGGTCTTCCTTCCTTTGTACCCATTCTCTTCTCTTGCCATGGGATTCCAGGACCAATCCCCTCCTCCTTGGCCCAGAGGGTGAATGCAAGAGGGCTGTTTCACCTCCTCATTCACACTATGACCAGAACAGTGCTAGCTAGTGGGGATGCAGCACCCTGTGCTCTAACCCTCAGGCCAGATATCTCCACTAGCCCTTCCCAGCCACCTCAGGTTCCTACTTCTTGAGCTTTTCTTCCAGCTGCAGCTTGTCATTCTCCAGGTCCATGATACTCTCCTGAGTCAGCTTCAGGTCACCCTCCAGCTTCCGCTTTGCTCGCTCCAGGTCCATGCGCACCTTCTTCTCCTgctccagggatccctccagctGGTGGGGAGAAGATAATAAACAAGGTGTTGGAAACCTGAGATCCACAGTGCATGCTCTTCTGCCCCATCTAAACTCAAAGTCCAGTAGGATTGGAGGGCAAACCAGCAGAGAAATCCCTGCAAGCACAAAATATCCCAAGCCCCAGCCTAGTGATGAACCTCAAAGAGCAAAGAGGCCCCAGGAGTCAGAGAAGTTAGTTCTAGGTATCAGGATATTGCCTGTGAAATATTGATCTGAGAGAGCCAGAGCATGGTTCTTATTACTCACATCATCCACCTGCTGCTCCAGCTTGACCTTAGACTTAGTCAGTGTGTTGACTTTGTCCTCCTCAGCCTGAAGGTCATCTAGGGCCTGCTGGTGGGCCTCTTGCAGAGCCTTCTTCTCTTTGGTCAGCTTGGCAATGATCTCATCTAGCCCAGCCATCTCCTCTGTCAGGTTCTTCACCTGCCGAACAAGAACCCCACTCCCTTTAGGGTCTGAAGTCATCAGCCTGGAGACATCTATCGGGATGTCCAATGCCAAGGACCAGGACCACACTGTGGTCTGGGAATCCTGAGGAGACCTGAGCTGGAGCCAGAAGGAGTTGCCCTCACCTTGTTCTCTGTtgcatgcttctccttctccaccttGGCCAGCGTCAGCTCCAGGTCATCAATGTCCTTCTTGAGCTCAGAGCACTCATCTTCCAGCTTGCGCTTCTTGGCAGTGAGCTCAGCATTcatctcctcctcatcctccaatCTTTCAGTCATCTCCTTCACCTTGGCCTCCAGCTGGATCTTATTCTTGATCAGTTGGTCACAGCGCTCCTCTGCATCGTTGAGGTTATCTTGTTCCTGGGAGAAGAGGACAGAGAGGAGAGCTGGTGATTATAGAGGAGAGATCCAGGGTCTTAGTTCCTGGGGATGAGATGGGCTGTAATCCAGGGGATGAAAGGGGAGGGATGAAGAGATAATTGCGTGGCCTCACCGCCTGCACTTGGAGCTGGAGGTCATTCTTCTCCTGCAGCAGGGATACCATCTTCTCTTCCAGCTCCTTGCGGCGAGCCTCTGACTTCTCCAGCGCCTCTTTGATGCGTGCAAACTCCTCCTTCATGGTGGccatctccttctctgtctctgcactCTTAAGTAGTGGTTTGATCTTGAAGTAGAGCTTCATCCAGGGCCAGTTCTTGACCCCCATGAATGCCCGAATGTTCCACTGGATTACCAGCAAGGCATCCCTGGCAAGGAAACATGGAAACAGGAAGGGGCACTCTGAAAGAGCACTTCCCAAGCATGGGACGAACTGTACTTGGCTCCCAGCACATCTAAACATGCTCAGAGGCATCTGAGGGCAAGAGCCCTGTTGTTGCCTTGATATGTACCCCCAGTCTAACATTACCACACTGAATGTGgacttgctcaataaatatttattaattgagGAATTCAACAAAAGGGCAGTTTATATTTTCCCTACTGGGGTGTTAGCAGCAATGAAAGCTATACTACTCATAGACTGCCTACTAAGTTCAATGTTTCTAATCCCATAAGAACcacaaatatgttaaaaattgtattttacatgtaagaatatagtatatctGTAAGTTAtgaagaatgaaacaaaatgacTACACATAAACCTATTGATCCTTCAAACAACAGCTAGAGCATTGCCAGTGTTGGCTCCTCCTCATCCCTTTTCCTGGTCCCCCAACCAGAATCAGCCACTACCCTGAAtcttatctttttcatttccttactttttaaaaacatactttaaccatatatgtatgtgtcactatttttattatctctgagttttctaaaaattgtattacactggaaataaaattatattacactgtatatatCCTTCTGTAACTTGCTTTTGTTCACTCAAGGATCTGCTTTTGAGGTTCAAACACATTGTACCATGTGGTTGTAAGTCCCTCCTTTCATTGCTTTATAATATTCCAGTGAACAACTATATCACTCTACCCATTCCTTTGGAGATGGATATTAGCGTTGTTTCCAGATCTTTGTTATTTTGGCCAAAGCTGCTatgaagattctttttttgtcCCATGTTGTACATATGCAGGAGTTTCTGTGGGAATGCTCTTAGGAGTGGAAttggaggggcagccccggtggcgcagcggtttagcaccgcctgtggcccagggcgtgatcctggagacccgggatcgagtcccactttgagctccctgcatggagcctgcttttccttctgcctgtgtctctgcctctctctctctttctctctctgtatctctcatgagtaaataaaataaaatcttttaaaaaaagttaaaaaaaaaaggagtggaatTGGAACGTATGCAATTGACTATCTTTTTTTGGGGAGGGATGATctgtatacccaacatggggctcaaactcatatcctcgagatcaagagttgtatgctctatggattgagccagccaggtgcccctgcaattgtccatctttaaaagataatgatAAATTGTTTTTCAGGGAGGTTGCGTTAATTTACATACCTGTAAGCAGTGGGTCAGACTTCTCAATTTTTGTCAAGTTAGTGTtttgaaatggtatctcattgaaacttaatttgcattcctttttttttttttttttttttttttttttttttttttaaagattttatttatttattcatgatagacacagagagagagaggcagagacacaggcagagagagaagcaggctccatgcaccgggagcctgacgtgggattcgatcccgggtctccaggatcgcaccctgggtcaaaggcaggcgctaaaccgctgcgccacccagggatcccttaatttgCATTCCTTATGGTGAATTGTCTTTTCTTAAAGAATTCAAAATGAGACCTAGCATGGTAAAGTCACTTGTTTAAGCCAGCTTAATAAGTAGtgaagtcaggatttgaactcaggtcttctGAGTCACACCAGTTAGCACTGCTTGTCTGTCTTTTTCATCTCTGGGTGAGCCTCACCTTTTCTCTTGCCTCACCTGCGCTCCACGATCTTCTTGAACTCAATGCGCATGAGCTGGCCCCGGGCTTGTGCCTGGATGCGGGTGATGATGCGACTCAGCCTCTCATCCCGCATCTcctccagcagccccagcagtCCTGCCTTGAAGAACACCTGTGGGCAAGAGGGCCCTCAGAGAAGGGTGGAGGAAGAGAGTTGGAGGTGCTAAGCTCCCAGGGGACCCATCATGCATATATTCTAGACCTCAGGAGTGAAACatgaaaaacaagacagaaaggAAGCCTGGGTTCCAGCTCTTGAGTTAATACAGGAAGCCAGAATCAGAGGTTTGCTTTCCAAACTCTCAGTTGCTCTGCTCAAGGTGGGTACACATCCCTATGGGGCTCTAGACCCACCTTGGTGTGGCCGAACTTGTACTGGTTGTGGTCGATGTCCAGGGAGCCCAGCAgtttctctgcccctttcctgctGTCAATGAACTGGCCCTCAGGGATGGCTGTTGGGTTGAGGATGCGGTACCTGGAGAGGGAGGTTCCCTGAGTCACCCACGTTTTGTGCCAATCTGCTCTTCCCACAGCATTTGGGGCCACCTGTGGACTACTCTTCCCACCAGGTCTGCCCAAGCTCCCCCTATTCCCTGAACTCTGGGGGCACCCCTGTACCCACCTCTGCCTGAAGTCCCCGTAGAGGATGCGGTTGGGGAAACCCTTCCTGCAGATGCGGATGCCCTCCAGCACACCGTTGCAGCGAAGCTGGTGCATGACCAGGGGGTTGTCCATCACCCCTGCAGCAGAAGAGAAGAAGGTGTCGGCCTCAGGGTAAGTTGATGCCAAGTGCCCTCCCCAGACTAGACCCTTATACATCACTCACCGGGAGCCTTCCGTTCATTGGGGATGATGCAGCGAACAAAGTGAGGATGGGTGGTCCTCAGGTTGGTCATAAGCTTATTCAGATTCTCCTGGGGGTGGATGAGAGTGGGGAGTCAGGAGCCAGAGGGATCATCTTTTTGGTCCCTAAGCCCTGGGCCCCTGACAGCCTGTCTCCAGAATTCTCCAAGGGACCAAGTGTTTACACATAATTTATGATGTGAGTTCAGGCTTGTATAGAATTAACATGCACCAAATGACCATATAGCTTCTTTCCTCCCCAGACTCAGAAAATCAGATTAGGGTGATACAGCCAAAGGGCTAGGCGCCCACCACACACCACCCGCCCTCCGGCCTCTCTGGGCCCTTCTTACCCGGTGGAGGGCTGACACTGTCTGAAAGGATGAGCCctttttcttgcctcctttgcctTTACTGCTGTCCCCTAATAATAAGAGAAGGGATGAGGAGCCAGAGTCTGAAAGCAAAGGAATcctcaggcaggggcagggctctgCTGCTCACTAGCATGTGACTTCACAAAGtgattcttgggcagcccccgtggcctaccggtttagcacctgccttcagcccagggcgt comes from the Canis aureus isolate CA01 chromosome 9, VMU_Caureus_v.1.0, whole genome shotgun sequence genome and includes:
- the MYH6 gene encoding myosin-6 isoform X1 yields the protein MTDAQMADFGAAAQYLRKSEKERLEAQTRPFDIRTECFVPDDKEEFVKAKILSREGGKVTAETENGKTVTVKEDQVLQQNPPKFDKIEDMAMLTFLHEPAVLFNLKERYAAWMIYTYSGLFCVTVNPYKWLPVYNAEVVAAYRGKKRSEAPPHIFSISDNAYQYMLTDRENQSILITGESGAGKTVNTKRVIQYFASIAAIGDRGKKDNANANKGTLEDQIIQANPALEAFGNAKTVRNDNSSRFGKFIRIHFGATGKLASADIETYLLEKSRVIFQLKAERNYHIFYQILSNKKPELLDMLLVTNNPYDYAFVSQGEVSVASIDDSEELMATDSAFDVLGFTSEEKAGVYKLTGAIMHYGNMKFKQKQREEQAEPDGTEDADKSAYLMGLNSADLLKGLCHPRVKVGNEYVTKGQSVQQVYYSIGALAKAVYEKMFNWMVTRINATLETKQPRQYFIGVLDIAGFEIFDFNSFEQLCINFTNEKLQQFFNHHMFVLEQEEYKKEGIEWEFIDFGMDLQACIDLIEKPMGIMSILEEECMFPKATDMTFKAKLYDNHLGKSNNFQKPRNIKGKQEAHFSLIHYAGTVDYNILGWLEKNKDPLNETVVALYQKSSLKLMATLFSSYASADVGDSSKGKGGKKKGSSFQTVSALHRENLNKLMTNLRTTHPHFVRCIIPNERKAPGVMDNPLVMHQLRCNGVLEGIRICRKGFPNRILYGDFRQRYRILNPTAIPEGQFIDSRKGAEKLLGSLDIDHNQYKFGHTKVFFKAGLLGLLEEMRDERLSRIITRIQAQARGQLMRIEFKKIVERRDALLVIQWNIRAFMGVKNWPWMKLYFKIKPLLKSAETEKEMATMKEEFARIKEALEKSEARRKELEEKMVSLLQEKNDLQLQVQAEQDNLNDAEERCDQLIKNKIQLEAKVKEMTERLEDEEEMNAELTAKKRKLEDECSELKKDIDDLELTLAKVEKEKHATENKVKNLTEEMAGLDEIIAKLTKEKKALQEAHQQALDDLQAEEDKVNTLTKSKVKLEQQVDDLEGSLEQEKKVRMDLERAKRKLEGDLKLTQESIMDLENDKLQLEEKLKKKEFDINQQNSKIEDEQALALQLQKKLKENQARIEELEEELEAERTARAKVEKLRSDLSRELEEISERLEEAGGATSVQIEMNKKREAEFQKMRRDLEEATLQHEATAAALRKKHADSVAELGEQIDNLQRVKQKLEKEKSEFKLELDDVTSNMEQIIKAKANLEKMSRTLEDQANEYRAKLEETQRSLNDLATQRAKLQTENGELSRQLDEKEALISQLTRGKLTYTQQLEDLKRQLEEEVKAKNALAHALQSARHDCDLLREQYEEETEAKADLQRVLSKANSEVAQWRTKYETDAIQRTEELEEAKKKLAQRLQDAEEAVEAVNAKCSSLEKTKHRLQNEIEDLMVDVERSNAAAAALDKKQRNFDKILAEWKQKYEESQSELESSQKEARSLSTELFKLKNAYEESLEHLETFKRENKNLQEEISDLTEQLGEGGKNAHELEKVRKQLEAEKLELQSALEEAEASLEHEEGKILRAQLEFNQIKAEIERKLAEKDEEMEQAKRNHLRVVDSLQTSLDAETRSRNEALRVKKKMEGDLNEMEIQLSHANRMAAEAQKQVKGLQSLLKDTQIQLDDAVRANDDLKENIAIVERRNNLLQAELEELRAMVEQTERSRKLAEQELIETSERVQLLHSQNTSLINQKKKMESDLTQLQSEVEEAVQECRNAEEKAKKAITDAAMMAEELKKEQDTSAHLERMKKNMEQTIKDLQHRLDEAEQIALKGGKKQLQKLEARVRELENELEAEQKRNAESVKGMRKSERRIKELTYQTEEDKKNLLRLQDLVDKLQLKVKAYKRQAEEAEEQANTNLSKFRKVQHELDEAEERADIAESQVNKLRAKSRDIGTKQKLHDEE
- the MYH6 gene encoding myosin-6 isoform X2, which codes for MTDAQMADFGAAAQYLRKSEKERLEAQTRPFDIRTECFVPDDKEEFVKAKILSREGGKVTAETENGKTVTVKEDQVLQQNPPKFDKIEDMAMLTFLHEPAVLFNLKERYAAWMIYTYSGLFCVTVNPYKWLPVYNAEVVAAYRGKKRSEAPPHIFSISDNAYQYMLTDRENQSILITGESGAGKTVNTKRVIQYFASIAAIGDRGKKDNANANKGTLEDQIIQANPALEAFGNAKTVRNDNSSRFGKFIRIHFGATGKLASADIETYLLEKSRVIFQLKAERNYHIFYQILSNKKPELLDMLLVTNNPYDYAFVSQGEVSVASIDDSEELMATDSAFDVLGFTSEEKAGVYKLTGAIMHYGNMKFKQKQREEQAEPDGTEDADKSAYLMGLNSADLLKGLCHPRVKVGNEYVTKGQSVQQVYYSIGALAKAVYEKMFNWMVTRINATLETKQPRQYFIGVLDIAGFEIFDFNSFEQLCINFTNEKLQQFFNHHMFVLEQEEYKKEGIEWEFIDFGMDLQACIDLIEKPMGIMSILEEECMFPKATDMTFKAKLYDNHLGKSNNFQKPRNIKGKQEAHFSLIHYAGTVDYNILGWLEKNKDPLNETVVALYQKSSLKLMATLFSSYASADVGDSSKGKGGKKKGSSFQTVSALHRENLNKLMTNLRTTHPHFVRCIIPNERKAPGVMDNPLVMHQLRCNGVLEGIRICRKGFPNRILYGDFRQRYRILNPTAIPEGQFIDSRKGAEKLLGSLDIDHNQYKFGHTKVFFKAGLLGLLEEMRDERLSRIITRIQAQARGQLMRIEFKKIVERRDALLVIQWNIRAFMGVKNWPWMKLYFKIKPLLKSAETEKEMATMKEEFARIKEALEKSEARRKELEEKMVSLLQEKNDLQLQVQAEQDNLNDAEERCDQLIKNKIQLEAKVKEMTERLEDEEEMNAELTAKKRKLEDECSELKKDIDDLELTLAKVEKEKHATENKVKNLTEEMAGLDEIIAKLTKEKKALQEAHQQALDDLQAEEDKVNTLTKSKVKLEQQVDDLEGSLEQEKKVRMDLERAKRKLEGDLKLTQESIMDLENDKLQLEEKLKKKEFDINQQNSKIEDEQALALQLQKKLKENQARIEELEEELEAERTARAKVEKLRSDLSRELEEISERLEEAGGATSVQIEMNKKREAEFQKMRRDLEEATLQHEATAAALRKKHADSVAELGEQIDNLQRVKQKLEKEKSEFKLELDDVTSNMEQIIKAKANLEKMSRTLEDQANEYRAKLEETQRSLNDLATQRAKLQTENGELSRQLDEKEALISQLTRGKLTYTQQLEDLKRQLEEEVKAKNALAHALQSARHDCDLLREQYEEETEAKADLQRVLSKANSEVAQWRTKYETDAIQRTEELEEAKKKLAQRLQDAEEAVEAVNAKCSSLEKTKHRLQNEIEDLMVDVERSNAAAAALDKKQRNFDKILAEWKQKYEESQSELESSQKEARSLSTELFKLKNAYEESLEHLETFKRENKNLQEEISDLTEQLGEGGKNAHELEKVRKQLEAEKLELQSALEEAEASLEHEEGKILRAQLEFNQIKAEIERKLAEKDEEMEQAKRNHLRVVDSLQTSLDAETRSRNEALRVKKKMEGDLNEMEIQLSHANRMAAEAQKQVKGLQSLLKDTQIQLDDAVRANDDLKENIAIVERRNNLLQAELEELRAMVEQTERSRKLAEQELIETSERVQLLHSQSWLSETLP